The DNA sequence ActtgtgtttttaataactagagtgatatggaaatttaattaattagaagttTTTTCGCAACGATGGAATGGGATCTAAACCTAAACATTATGTACCATTATAACGGTGAATTCtagttaacaatttattaaaaaatattatattctaagttGTTTCGCTGTGACACATTGAAGTCGTTTCAAGCGAGATAACAAAGCGCTCCTCGGTTAAGCTTCTTTGGAATTAGCTTCGctgcaatataatttaattttgttgaatctCTCCCGTCTGCTggtaaataaatcataaaggaaatgaaatgttatatttttgtgtcgtaattttttaacgatatcatacaaatattcactaatattaaaaatacatagtaTAGGTACGGATAAATGTGAAAATTCCTTCAATACTATTTCTTTACTAATCCTttcaaaaatgaaatatcatgTTTCGCTTGTTTATCTCCAAGTTTTGATGAAAgatgtcatttaaaaaagCAATCTAAATTCGAATTGGAAAAATCAGGGGAGATTAGGTAACAATACTTGAGGTTGTTTTCTTTTGCGTTTTATGGATATTTCAAAAACACTTTTACACTCTTCCATTAAAAAGGCTCTGGAAAAAAATCCAGGATCCCAGAATTTTCCTTAACCAACAAAAAGGTAAGCTTTTAGTTTTAGCGGGGACTTCCGAAAATCTAGAGGTACGAAAAGGTTTTTCTAGATGACagcataaatattgttttctttaagCATAGTCTGTCAGGAAACACCTGAATCCTCGTCGAtactaacataaaaaacatcaGTATAGAAAGagaattgattatattttaaaactaaagatTACCTTCTTGTCATTTATACTCATGCTTGAGGTAGGCGACGTACTATGctttttttcatatgtatttcagtcacaacattgtaatattatctctattattactataataaaacatatttaaaaaatatttgcttgtCTTTTTGTGTTAGATTAGATTCTTATCTATAAGACAGTCTATATGTATTTGCTCAGTTATTCATgtgattgtttttttcatttaattttaataaatgtaataatgatTACACAATTAAGTGCGTTAAACTTTTTCTCTGTAAAGGGGAAGAAGTTGATATGTTTAATCCGCTTTGATTATTttcacaaatttaaaatgtgtaatatCAACGATTTCAATGACAAGAACGTTCATAAGTTACATTCAATAAGTTGGGAAAGATTgtgttatatagaaaatttatggaACATTTTAACCTTGTACATGGACAAAGcgaagataaattaaaataatttatggtaagagaaaacacaaaaaatgctttaatattcatgttttaCTAAATCGGGTATACAATGTaagtaatgtaatgtaatctTTTCACCCCAcaaaacagtttaaatatgACTTGTGAATATAGTGTCTCTTGTTACAAAATAGTGTGATAACTATCTGACCATTACGTCATCCTTCCAGCTACTGAGATCATCCAAACATTTTTCCAGTAGAGGGTTTCCGCCTAACCGGGCGACCTGTAAGAAATCTAGGTTAAATacttcaatttaaaacaaccatACTTAACTACGTGAAAACACTCGAATCACCTCAGCCCGAGCTTCTCGGTCAAGTTCACTGAGTCTGTTTCTCGTATACTGTATGCTGCCCGCCTTCTCCAACAAAGACATACAGTATTTCTTCAGCTCAATATCACGGGTACGCTGTCGTAAGATACCTGATAGTAATAGATATATGAtcacgaaatatttatttaatataaaatatttattaaatataaaatatttattaaatataaaatatatattttagaaaacagATTATCAAGGAAAAAACCTCCTATGTGGATCTGATGCTGTGTGACGTAAAGATCCCAAGAAAAGactagaaaaattaaaaaaaatactcaaaaatCTTAATCTTTAACTGATATGTAACCAACTAAGTTTAGAAATTGACCTGATTCATTTATGAGGAAAAATGATTCAATATTTGACGTTAGGTCATAGAAGAAAAAAGACTACAATGTTTGACCCACACAAATACATACTCGTATGTAAACACATTTAACTGAATTTTGGTGTACTAACGTAAAACTTCGCTTCCCACTGAAGTTTTGGATGCGTGTATGATAGGCAAGGAGAACTTTCCTTCTGATATATCTTCACAGAAACTGCCATTGCTGTTTAACTGGAATAGTAATACACATACTGAAtatgatatgattttatttctccctgaaaaataaaatctgattGAAATagaatgatataaaacaattatatttggaACGTAAAAGCAACCTCCTTCGCACGAAGATTACAATAGTCATCTCGAAGCTGAGAGTAATGTCCGAGGAGCCGCGCTAGATCGTCATAGTTTTTGTCATGATCACTGACCACTTGTAACAATCTGACTCCAACTAATATAACTGTAGCGGTTTCTAAGAAAAAGATTGTTCCAGTTAGTTGGAGTTTAATTGAGGAAGCCagataagttattataactGTGAGATTAGTATactagtacaatattttactatatattctCGTTTCTAACGATTACCGTATAAGGTTTGGCCAAATTCATATACTgtgcaattattaaaaacaaaaaaaagcatacattaaaatttaaatttctctacAACGTTTATGatacagtttaaaattttaaaatgtatgaagtCTGTTTAATGCATAATATTGTTAGTGAGATATTCGTTCATCTGCCAGTTAGGATATTTAAATAGGACAGTTTTGTAAACATGTGGAGGTTAGCAAGACATATAAGTTATAGATTACTCAAATGCGTCATCTTTGTGTACTGATCCTCAGTGGGGCAAATGAAGTTGTGCTTCCAATAAACCTCAGTGCCTTGTCCCTTCCACATGTCATGAAATTGATCCGCGAATCCCTTAACTCtctgtaaaaatttttttttattcacttagTTACTATACACCGTCTACATTATTgtatcgtatatatattttttactgttttttaaCTACACTTTATGAGAGAGCTTCGttctacaatttattaattttagttatttttgttaattctaCGTAACATTAATAGAAAGTTATAATCAGACCGAAGGATCTGGTGCTAACTCGAGTGCTATTTTCATTGACTCCGCCATTACTTGAACAGCGGAGTTGATGGTCAAGGGAACACCGTAGACCAAATGTGCTGTTGGTTTTCCTCGACGGACTAAAGAGTTATCCTGGATATCATCGATCCTTTAAGTgaataaaaacagaattaaataaatatttcgataaTAACTTATAAGCCACAAAAATTAGGTAGGAACTAACAAAACAACTCCATTGATCAATTTTACCCAAGCGTCTGTTACTTTTCGAAGTAAATCATCTGGGACTTTAAACCAGTAATTGAAAGACCACGTTATTCTGCCAATAAGAATTACTCCGTTAACTTCTGCCAGGTGTGTAGAAGGTGCAAGAATCTCCTGTTAAGAATAAAAGAACTTTATCGTAgaacaaaacttataataaattaacgatcgtttttctttaaactgaaaaaaataaaatactacgaATTGGTcacttaatacatttaataacttaaacacTGACCTTCTCCAGGTATTGTTTatcatctttattatttatatccattgcaaattttaatatcagcgAGTGTCTTCAGACAAGTGTCCCTTAACAATGacgtcttatttattttgttaaaggcCTCAGACGCGACAAATCGTTTTGTTATAACCACGTGATTAGGTACTTAATGTAATGGGTTTTGTTTAAATCTGATTGggttatttcttatttttttattatatgaataatttaatggcTCAGCTTATCAAATGTCATGTCATTACCTAATGCAGGAATATTGTGACACAAATTAGGGCGTCATCTTTGAGGTcgaataaattcattaaatgaaataattctcaaatattgcttaatttattttttatggtaaTGGAGGCAAACAAGCAGATGGCTTACCTCATGGGAAGAAGTTACCGTTGGCCATGGATATCTGCAACATGATGTCGCGGATGCTTGGCCGCCCTTGAGGTCGAGGGAATGATAGAAGGATGCTGATGCACCAATAACAATCCTATCAAAGAGCATTGCACTTGGTCTGAACTGAGAGTTGAGTTTTGTGTGTCGCAGGTAAGGGGTATGGAAGGCCCCCCCCCCATCCGGCCTGCAGTTACAGGGTCTCCATGTACGAACGAGACACGTTCGAAATTTCAAAATAGGCATAGGCATAAGCTGATGCAGGAAAGAAGGCCATAGCTCACATCAACATCCCGGGAAAGGAAAGAGTGGGAAAAACGAAAGGCTCACTCGTCTGACAAAAATTTGCCATTAAAGAATACGTCATGCAATCTTCTGTGAGATGGTTGTACTtctccggtcgagccagcccatgttggAGCTGAAGTAATAAGATCACCATTGGCTGCcacttgttaaataatataatatcgataaaaaaaactattactataataaagcTTAAGGAAAACTTtacaatttctattaaaatattacagatagttgtgttataaatatttttctgcacCAAAAAACGATTAGAATAAATACTATGCGTTGTATTTaaagcaaattatttttttgaaagagAGTTTCATTTTACAGATTAGCCTAAAGACAATATATgacattaatgaaattaacaaattcGATGTGCATCTTTTCAAATTCTTTCTATTGAAAATCAAAACAaggaacataaaataatcCCTATCAAAGTTGAGGCAATCATCATATGACTACGAAACGTGTTTCCTCGCAAGAAAAATCTTCcgaattcattattataagcaatgattaacattattatcttCTTTTCTTAATACGAATGTGTACTCactaagaaattttataagtttacttCGTCTTAGCgacgaataaaaatacaaatcattattttattgtaaatttcacCTTTGTTAAGTCAGTAAGTCATTttcgaatatattatattaatggagtcggaaaactattttttataatattattaacttatcacttataaagattttattaagatatacaaaatataaaacaaatatcattaatgttTCTAATAACTATGTTGAAGTgagtttgatatataaaatgtaaaaaatcttGTCGCTACTTCATCGTTTGTTTACTATTAGTTACTTTAGATATATGCTGTGAGTTAAGGAattgaataaatgtttttttttctattaagttCTAGCTGAATAACATAGTGTAGGAGTATTTGACACCCACGGAAAATTAACCTAAACAAACAGGTAGGTAAAGATAAGtagataaatttgtattttttttaaattcatattacaaTGTCGGAGTATAGTTCGAGCACGTGACTTTGATAGCTCTGGACCATGTAAGACGTCATATTAAGAGTTTGTCAAATTGTACGAGAAGAAGTGATCATATAAAAAGTGTTCACATACTTACGTATACAAAGTAATACTAGtatctcacatatatatacgatgaaatctggtcaaggaagcaaatcccggagtgcttcgggaaagcaatttttgtcctcattcccaaaaaagatcgagtcacagatccgaaagatactagaccgatagccttaacaaatactatatccaaaatctttttctcagttctacaaacAGTATTTTAGGTCAAATCACTAGAAAGGGATTTTTACCCGgaatttctggatgcctagaacacaacactttgctgtcggagactttaaaagatgctaggaaaagcgagaggcaaattacagtttgttggatagacttagagaacgcgttcgggtcgatacaacacgaattgatgctattcgcgctgagatggtacaactttccgcccctagttaccgatatgatcgcgtcgtactactcaaaattaaagttttctataacaactaaagaaggccattcaaaaacttttagttacaatgtaggactatttcaaggttgctgtttatctccaattgtatttaatattttaattaacatcttagtaaataaattaaccagcaacgagaaaaaatgggggtatcggttcaagtttaataataaatacacggaatccattttagccttcgctgacgatctcgcaatactgacacgtaaccccaaacactgtcaagtactattagatggagtggataaattctgtgagtggaccgatggattgaggacaaaaccaagtaaatgtcactgtctgtgtctcgataggcggaatacaagatacacctcatacgcttcgggattatcgttaggcggtcaatgcatttctacggttacagaaaatgcaccatttaaatttctcggtcggaagattgataatataggtcgtactccatctttggaaggtatagtagatagctttttgaacgatctcaacaaggtagatagccaacagatcagtaacgttaaaaaagcttggatctacgataattatctaacttcacgtttaaattggcctttcctcgtttatgattttaataaaacccttttgtcaaaattagatgcaggcgtcataaagatgttgaagttgtggctcgggctcgcgctaacggctgattcatcggctttatttagggatcgcaatagttttgggatgagtctaaaaaggccatcggagctctataaacacctgagagtttccaagagatacatcctggggaaatcccaggatgacgtcgttacatcgctcccaaaagacaaagatgccccagagctagagtcaaggcttcaattccacaagcagtttatgataggagcgcaaagtaacagagtagggttaggatcaagtaggaaggtccaagatacggatatattgaagtcttttattcggcaagacgagaatgataaatataagatccatgcaataagttcagaaatgcagaacgagtggttagacataggagatttttgcatcccattagcactaaaatggcgcactttaATCCATAGTTGGTCGCCAGCATagctaaaattctatttcaatgcgttccagatgactctcctagatcagagtaatttagtaagatggggtaaaggtatcgaaaagacttgctatatctgtgggaaggcagttggaactgctggGCATTTGttggtgggatgtaaggtactcctcgatagccgtcaatactcgcgtcgtcacgatagggttctggaaatcatacgtggaacggttagtctttcggtagccagagcgcaaaaggaaataaccacaaacgagcgatcagtaggttttgtgagagagggcactagggctataaaaacaaatgtcaagccttactccatccttaaagcggctacggattggactataatgatggatacgtgtgaaaaacaatacagaatccccgaggatatttgtgcgtcggcctccacaCCAGacgtatttatgtattcgcgaattttaaagcgcgttgtgatgatagagcttacggttcctagggaaaccaacatccccaaagaccataccatcaaggtcaacaaatattacgagctcacaaacgaactcactcgaaataggttcgtcgtggatttatacgcggtagaagtgggagcgagaggtataacggctaaatctctctacaacctgctaaaagacttgggcctgtccagaactcacatcaattcgttcttggaacgtacttcgaaggcagccctagtaggttcttttcaaatatggttaggtagggagaggagcttggacagtggaggtgagcgtttaacgcgagttagttaggggccccttaaacctacacctgggtcgcaagtcccaggcactgttgaagcttcactccctgcaacacgatggacccggcacccgcacggtgaatccattgaatgctaagaggtttcgtctcattataaagatattgcttccttaatactttattttcccacttttataattacaacatttcagtattatttatattctttttacaatatatcttATTCATATGAATACATCAAAGCTTTATATTTCACGTATTTACTTGACGATGTTGCATTTTATTGTAAGACAGTCAACAACCCctttcatagatttttttaaacaggtatctatatatacatttccGTCTTCAATTCAAAGTCATTGTTCTGGTGAGAGATGCATATGCCtagtttagtattttataatcgtTATATCTAAAGACATCTCAAACATATCATCGTGTTTCTACGAACTATTCATGTCAACTTCGTCTTACGCCAATGAACATTTCTATTGATAtgtaacaaacattataaattaatatggaaCTAAGAGAATGAGctgaaaaatataacgtttacaataaattattcagtAGCCAATTAGTTTATAACTTTTCATCCaaccttatttaatatatgttagttGTTATGTGTGTAATCAAGGATGTCAAATggttagttattatattttattatattatgggatttaatacaaattagttGTTTATTAAGAGAGAGACACCGGcattgctgacgtcactaacgTCATTtctttcagtacgttccataatgtttcaaaatgaaacttcaattcttctaaatgtccTTTAATTTCTTGAAGGTTCATATTGATATCCTTCAATGGTCCGCACTCACCGAACTTAACTGTTGTGCGTCCAAACGTCGTATTTATGCCAAAATGAAAACATAGCTCTATTCTACTTTTGAATAGGCTTGGTTTCGTTTCACTTATAACATTCATTATGACTACCAACaagttcttataataattgatagcAGTCTTAAGTTAGCGttatgttgcatccgtcattggtGCTGACAGCGcccatatatataataatgcaGTATATTTAGGATCGGTTTTTGTTATGACGTCATCATCACTCACACCTCAAGTGGTGGTGgtttaataaatgtctttagtACAATAGATTAAGTAACGTAATTAACATTTACATggattaaatacataattaagaaCAGTTTCTCAGtaacaaataactattaaaaagaGTAAATTGCATTATTTATCGAGTCAAGAAACATTAACAGTTAAAGAGGAACTGTCTTTATCTGCAGTCTTCCGCTTTAGACGAAGCTTttgtagtattattttattgacaagtttcttgttgtaaatatttactattttgatcattacataaaaattcaaatagaataaaaatagcgTACTCAATATGGTTGTttctgtgatatatttttagaaagtgTTAACCACTGACTCTTAGGCTATAAGCTATTCAGGAgagcaaaacattttatttttatatatgttcattctgattttatatatatcaagaaCATAAGAATGAGTTtagtattattaacatattttatgaggAAACTGATTTCTATTAAGTAATAACATAAATCTCTattacttgttatttattaatttaatatctaatataatacGGAGTTAAGGTTTTGATTGTATATTGTAATGGTCGTCGTTAAATGATAACTCTTTATAGTGGATATTAGGAGGtacaaaaaccaaaaaaaaatatttttgtcaaaaatttattaaaaaaatgttttatttgtgtaacCTTACTAAAccacacaattttttttcacatagatgtagaaaaatattgaaaacccATCGTAAAGATGTGGTCtgggaaatttattatttaagattgattaaagataataaataaatctgtaaTTTAACAATAGATCAGAAATATGaccaacataatataattttgcataATGAACTATAAAGTGCTTGATTTATTGTTATCGATCATCGTTAacacaataaatttcataatatttttttttacattcaaaatctggtaatttaataaaacctattttcCTATTAGAATAACTGCTAACTgcgcatttaaatttatgatttgaatcgggaaaatgtaaaaaaatataatttactctCGCTTCATCgatataaaaccaaaaaaaatattatttttttttataggaagAACAAATCCCCAGGAAACTGTTTGTttgcattaatttatattctatttaactatttttttgaGCGTATGTATTGATAAGAAAgactataacatttttttcgtCTCTAGCATACTGAAAgaattatcaaagaaaaaaattaaaaatatatcaattctCAATACATGcaatgtaatatgtataaaattctcAACAACAGAATTTATTACTTGTGTATAACGTCAATGACACTAGAATTTGATAAATACTCTGAAATGGTAATGTGAAGCTGCAAAAATTTGTGATTTTTAAAGGAACCCGTGTTATGAAAACAAGGAAaactttatatagaaaaatataaaagacttCGATGTACTGACATTTCCTTGTttgcattataaaataaatgtatattaaatgatcatttttttttaatcatcaaTGACCGaaagagtaataaaaaataaataagacatgtcaataaagatttcttatggaattagattaaaataaaaaatgataagCTGAATATACACAAGATAAAAATTGGATGCttttagaaagaaaaattaaccAAGCATCTGATTACGAATGTGatatctgtttttttattttaaaattaaacatgaaCGAGATATGCTTTATGCCCATCTCATAACAGACTGGTTCAAATTATCACATTTCTAAATGACAAACATAACAGTCTATATTAAATGTCTCACattgacatctcgtctgcccgtgatcacggttgctgaaaagtaaccgaaacgtcgggagtatgcagatttgacaaaaaataaagcacgcgtagtatatccgaaaaataatagtttcattttaatgaaaaaaacaagCTAATGTCTTAGATCTccctatattaaatattattattgaaaattagcTAATGTCATCGGACTAATAatcttgtattaaaatgtctttCATCGAGTGACCTTGAGTgactcaaattaaatttaatattacacagCTATAGGTCGTAGGTCTTAGTTATAgaataattactatataatacatactcgtatgtatatttaactaaGCCTTTTTGTGTTACTGACAATTCTGGCTGGCCTCATCCCACGCTTACATAAATAGTAACGCTTTAacgaaataacatatataaaaagcaaaatctccttaagaaaaatatattacctatataaatagtaagaGCTTTTATCCAAACAATATTAACACTGACATTAAATATCAACATCCAACGAAGCGTATAATCTCTTAACGCGATACTGCCGTACCAGTAGACTTCATTTGATAACTATGTGTTTCTGTAGAGAAATAGAGATACCGCTTTTACAATACATAGACAATAGCctgtaaattatatagagGTAATCATATGAAGGAAACCTGAATAAGGAAAGAAACCTGCTTTAagttagatattaaataatactaataggAGACATTCTAATAATAGACTTTAAGATATATTCGCTCTAGTTAACGAACCATTACGAAATTGAGCCCTAGTAAGAATCATTACGTCAAAAAAGGCTGTTTGCTTTGACCAGTCGTAAAGTGAACTCGGAATGGTTAGTAAGTGTAAGTTTTACATAAGTTAAGTTTCCTTTAAGTATTCCATatctttcataaattatttgtgaagTGATTATTGTTATACTCGTTTTTTTGTAGGCTGCATGTACGCGACAACTTACGACTACTTGGAAATGTCAAAAACGTAAAGCATCGGCGAGAGGAGTCaaacttttttgtataataacaataatctttttaaagttagttttataactaacaatataACTGTGTCATGAAACCGGAAACTATTCTAATATACTTGCGTGCCTTGGTGTCTTTAAATGAGTTGTTTATTAACTGTCACTGTATCAAACACATTGTGAGTTGTAGTtttgtgaaaagtaaaattgttACCTAATTTATTAACGCTActgtttaaagtaaaacatGATAAAATAGAGACATCCTCATACCATGCAGCCTTCTgtgattaatttatacttaaattgctttgtcatatattttattttcattaaatagaaCTATGCTAAATATGGCTTTTTTACTGTTTGTTCTCATGCcatcattttttaaaattatgtgtcAGAACTtggttgaaattaatattctgaTTCTTTCAAGTGCTCCTTAAGTTTCTACCcgcgaaataatttattaatacatgtttatattgGTTACATATGAAGACAGACAATATTGAAGTAACCATCACATCATTTTCAATACAAAGCGTCAGACAGGAAGGTCACAACAAACTCGTTCGTGTCAACATCCTCAACCCTCGTCTTCAATATAAAAGCTGAGGGTGACATTCAGACTGCACAATAATCATAAACACAATATCAGTTATAgatgtaaaaaaagttattttatttttctactagGGACCAgtcccggcttcgcacggactctttacaagaaatataaaatagcctatttaattttgagaattattaaacttgtattatgataacttacaAATGGTACGctcgatttaaataatttaaaaagtaatttacagatactgatatAGTCTTGAAAACGAAGTGATTTATTTAGATAAGACTCAacaccgtatttatgtaaatagctttccaataaacgctttaggaatgccaatttttaaaaattgtaaaatgtatatggTATCCTGTCCTTAAGGTGTAGACATTTGCCACCGTGGACTTTTCTATAGACCTATATAAAGTACCCAatcaccatatattattttcttgtatctcaaagactttaggtagttttcgttaaaagctctcagacggctcatgttttcccgacatcttcaacgaATATCGTTACtatacacaagtaaatacgaaaacttaaaaaaaattatatacgaaaaccttcttcaagaatcacactatcgagtggtgacaattgtttgataatcggtgaagtagtttttccgtttatcgcgaacagacagacagacagccgcggcgagggactttcttttataatatgt is a window from the Danaus plexippus chromosome 16 unlocalized genomic scaffold, MEX_DaPlex mxdp_31, whole genome shotgun sequence genome containing:
- the LOC116771905 gene encoding terpene synthase-like; this translates as MDINNKDDKQYLEKEILAPSTHLAEVNGVILIGRITWSFNYWFKVPDDLLRKVTDAWVKLINGVVLIDDIQDNSLVRRGKPTAHLVYGVPLTINSAVQVMAESMKIALELAPDPSRVKGFADQFHDMWKGQGTEVYWKHNFICPTEDQYTKMTHLKTATVILVGVRLLQVVSDHDKNYDDLARLLGHYSQLRDDYCNLRAKELNSNGSFCEDISEGKFSLPIIHASKTSVGSEVLRILRQRTRDIELKKYCMSLLEKAGSIQYTRNRLSELDREARAEVARLGGNPLLEKCLDDLSSWKDDVMVR